Proteins from one Cellulosilyticum lentocellum DSM 5427 genomic window:
- a CDS encoding glutamate-5-semialdehyde dehydrogenase: MFKVEGGNMMDIIQAAKQARAAAIQLAAIDGATKNQALQAISEALLENVERIKAANAIDLKNSEEQGLEAPLMKRLKFAEEKLQDVVDGIKSLIGLEEPVGKVQMQTELDEGLILTRIACPIGVIGVIFESRPDALVQISTLGLKSGNAVLLKGGSEAKETNRILFEIIREASVKAGIPEGWIVLLESREDVNQILGMDQYIDLLIPRGSNAFVSYIMKNTNIPVMGHADGICHVYVDKTADIELAVEVVTDSKTQSVAVCNALETLLVHKDIASAFLPKLKKSLEAKGVAIRGCERTQKLIEVQAATEEDWKTEYLDYILSIKIVDDLEEAINHINTYGSGHTDCIVTDNQESAEKFMMLVDSGNVFHNVSTRFSDGFRYGFGAEVGISTSKLHARGPVGLEGLLIYKYRLCGHGQVVNDYATRKKSFTHKRLI, encoded by the coding sequence ATGTTTAAAGTCGAAGGAGGGAACATGATGGATATTATTCAAGCAGCTAAACAGGCTAGGGCAGCAGCTATTCAGTTAGCAGCCATAGATGGAGCTACAAAAAACCAGGCATTACAAGCTATTAGTGAAGCTCTCTTAGAAAATGTAGAGCGTATTAAAGCTGCAAATGCGATTGACTTAAAAAATAGTGAAGAGCAAGGTTTAGAGGCTCCTCTTATGAAAAGATTAAAGTTTGCAGAAGAAAAATTACAAGATGTGGTAGATGGTATTAAAAGTCTTATTGGACTTGAGGAGCCAGTAGGCAAGGTACAAATGCAAACAGAGCTAGATGAAGGACTAATACTAACAAGAATAGCATGCCCAATAGGGGTTATTGGTGTTATATTTGAATCACGCCCAGATGCATTAGTACAAATTTCAACATTAGGACTAAAAAGTGGCAATGCTGTTTTGTTAAAAGGTGGATCAGAAGCAAAAGAAACAAATCGTATTCTTTTTGAAATTATAAGAGAAGCCTCCGTTAAGGCAGGTATACCTGAGGGCTGGATTGTACTTTTAGAAAGTAGAGAGGATGTTAATCAAATCTTGGGAATGGATCAATACATAGATTTACTCATTCCAAGAGGGTCTAATGCTTTTGTAAGTTACATTATGAAGAATACTAATATTCCTGTAATGGGACACGCTGATGGGATTTGCCATGTGTATGTAGATAAAACAGCAGATATTGAGTTAGCAGTAGAGGTAGTAACTGACTCAAAAACACAATCTGTGGCTGTATGTAATGCGTTAGAAACACTATTAGTACACAAAGATATTGCAAGTGCATTCTTGCCTAAATTGAAGAAAAGCTTAGAAGCTAAAGGTGTAGCTATTAGAGGCTGTGAACGTACCCAAAAATTAATAGAAGTACAGGCTGCAACAGAAGAAGATTGGAAAACAGAGTATTTAGATTATATTCTTTCTATTAAAATAGTAGATGATTTAGAAGAAGCTATTAACCACATTAATACCTATGGTTCAGGTCATACAGATTGTATTGTGACTGATAACCAAGAATCAGCAGAAAAATTTATGATGCTAGTAGATTCGGGTAATGTATTCCATAATGTATCTACACGCTTTAGTGACGGATTCAGATACGGATTTGGTGCTGAAGTAGGAATTAGTACTTCTAAACTCCATGCTAGGGGGCCTGTAGGTTTAGAGGGACTTCTAATCTATAAATATAGATTATGTGGTCATGGACAGGTAGTAAATGATTATGCAACTAGAAAGAAAAGTTTTACCCATAAACGTTTAATATAA
- the ligA gene encoding NAD-dependent DNA ligase LigA: MKAVERMKELVDVLGKAAYAYEQEDREVMSNYEYDKFYDELKRLEEETGIILAGSVTQKVGYEIASSLPKITHPKRMLSLDKTKEVSKLKAFLGNQEGLLSWKLDGLTIVCIYEEGQLVSAVTRGNGSVGEEITNNAKTFKELPLAIDYKERVVLRGEAIITYSDFERINEGLGEKEEKYKNPRNLCSGSVRQLNPQITAGRNVRLYAFTLVEGGPDVATKAEQLEWLKARGFKVVEYKHVTANNIEETVAYFAEAIKSQPFASDGLVLTYNDREYSASLGETAKFPKDAIAFKWQDEIVETKLLEMEWNTSRTGLINPVAIFEPVEIEGTTVERASVHNLSILEELKLGIGDTIKVYKANMIIPQIAENLTQSANVEIPEVCPVCGAHTMIMKEKEAKTLICPNSNCKAQRLRALAHFTTRDAMNIEGLSEATIEKLLEKGYLKDFTSLYHLDRYEAEVIEMEGLGKKSFDKLIKSINKSRDVALANFVYALGIAQVGLGTAKLICKHFNNELDEMMKARYEQLITIDGVGPVIAKEFEEYFNLEENKAMLETLVKEIHFKLENVTISQESPILNKTFVITGDVNYFKNRKELQAKIETLGGKVTGSVSKNTDYLINNDSESNSSKNKKAKELGIPILTEAQFLEIIE; the protein is encoded by the coding sequence ATGAAGGCTGTTGAGCGCATGAAAGAATTAGTCGACGTGCTAGGAAAAGCAGCATATGCTTATGAACAAGAAGATAGAGAAGTCATGAGTAACTATGAATATGATAAGTTCTATGATGAACTAAAAAGGTTAGAAGAAGAAACGGGTATCATATTAGCAGGCAGTGTAACACAAAAAGTAGGTTATGAAATAGCTAGCAGTTTACCTAAAATCACACATCCTAAACGGATGCTTTCTTTAGATAAAACAAAAGAAGTAAGTAAATTAAAAGCTTTTTTAGGAAATCAAGAAGGTTTACTTTCATGGAAACTTGATGGGCTTACCATTGTTTGCATTTATGAAGAAGGACAGCTTGTAAGTGCTGTAACAAGAGGAAATGGATCAGTAGGAGAGGAAATTACTAATAATGCAAAAACTTTTAAGGAATTACCTCTTGCTATTGATTACAAAGAACGTGTTGTATTAAGAGGAGAAGCTATTATTACTTATAGCGACTTTGAACGTATTAATGAAGGACTAGGAGAAAAAGAAGAAAAGTATAAAAATCCAAGAAACTTATGTAGTGGAAGTGTGAGGCAGCTTAATCCACAAATTACAGCTGGTAGAAATGTAAGGTTATATGCCTTTACTTTAGTAGAGGGTGGACCGGATGTAGCAACAAAAGCAGAGCAATTAGAATGGCTTAAAGCGAGAGGATTTAAAGTAGTAGAGTATAAGCATGTGACAGCTAATAATATAGAAGAAACAGTAGCTTACTTTGCGGAAGCGATTAAGTCTCAACCCTTTGCTTCAGATGGGTTAGTACTTACTTATAATGATCGTGAGTACTCAGCATCATTAGGAGAAACCGCTAAATTCCCAAAAGATGCAATTGCTTTCAAATGGCAAGATGAGATTGTAGAAACGAAGTTATTAGAAATGGAATGGAACACTTCAAGAACAGGTCTTATTAATCCAGTAGCTATTTTTGAACCTGTTGAGATTGAAGGAACTACCGTAGAAAGAGCTAGTGTACACAATCTGAGTATCTTAGAAGAATTAAAGTTAGGTATTGGGGATACCATAAAAGTTTATAAGGCCAATATGATCATTCCTCAAATTGCAGAAAATCTTACTCAAAGTGCTAATGTAGAAATACCAGAAGTTTGCCCTGTTTGTGGTGCTCATACCATGATTATGAAAGAAAAAGAGGCTAAAACACTTATTTGTCCTAATAGTAACTGTAAAGCGCAACGTTTAAGAGCACTTGCTCATTTTACAACAAGAGATGCTATGAACATTGAAGGTTTATCAGAAGCCACTATTGAGAAGTTACTAGAAAAAGGCTATTTAAAGGATTTCACTTCCTTATATCATCTAGATCGATATGAAGCTGAAGTTATTGAAATGGAAGGATTAGGAAAGAAATCCTTTGATAAGCTTATTAAATCTATTAATAAATCAAGAGATGTAGCGTTAGCTAACTTTGTATATGCCTTAGGTATAGCACAAGTAGGATTAGGAACTGCTAAGCTTATTTGCAAGCATTTTAATAACGAGTTAGACGAGATGATGAAAGCACGCTATGAGCAGCTTATCACAATAGATGGTGTAGGGCCAGTTATTGCTAAGGAATTTGAGGAGTACTTCAATTTAGAAGAAAACAAAGCAATGTTAGAAACCCTAGTAAAAGAAATACATTTTAAACTAGAAAATGTTACGATATCTCAAGAATCACCTATTTTAAATAAAACTTTTGTTATTACAGGTGATGTGAATTACTTTAAAAATAGAAAAGAACTTCAAGCTAAAATAGAAACATTAGGTGGCAAGGTAACGGGATCTGTTAGTAAAAATACAGATTATCTGATTAATAATGATAGTGAGTCAAATTCTAGTAAGAATAAGAAGGCAAAGGAGCTAGGTATTCCTATTTTAACAGAAGCACAATTTCTCGAAATAATAGAGTGA
- the pcrA gene encoding DNA helicase PcrA — protein sequence MDFTKGLNERQKEAVLHTEGPLLILAGAGSGKTRVLTHRIAHLVENKGVKPWSILAITFTNKAAKEMKERIGNLVAEDAVNEMWVSTFHSMCVRILRRYGERLGYSRFFTIYDTSDQKTLIKDTLKALDISEKNFPVGTVMGAISSKKNKLETPKLAIMNAGDDYREKMLAKIYEKYQGKLKENNAMDFDDLLVNTYLLFKECPDVLDYYQSKFRYILVDEYQDTNGAQYKLVEMLAQGYQNLCVVGDDDQSIYGWRGADITNILGFEKDFADATVIKLEQNYRSTKNILDAANSVVAHNKGRKAKALWTESEEGENISIIPTNNEYQEAETIANTIIHAIENGEREYKDFAILYRTNAQSRVLEEKLITGAIPYRLLGGTRFYERKEIKDLVSYLKVVCNSKDDIAIKRIINVPKRGIGAASVNNIEEYAERNQMDFLEAARLCKEMGILGAGPSQKVLGFTGLIDELQELAEENDIKLLLETIIEKTEFRNHIRMTEGDTAEDRLSNIDELVSKTIHYMETAEDPSLGEFLEEVALVADIDNYDEDSNSVVLMTLHSAKGLEFPVVFMPGVEEGLFPSYMSLTEGDDKLEEERRLCYVGITRAREKLFMLYADQRTMFGRTQYSAPSRFIRELPKEVTNLAQLDKENDSRGNRQAFTSSHFEEKKNFTGGFEGGVEKRSFTATTATAPEKRSFATRVPEKPGLPSFKKVGMLGNIGKKLDNIPEPVADFVAGDTISHMKFGKGTIQSVDKVNNDIFVTIAFENGDIKQLSTRFAKLKKL from the coding sequence ATGGATTTTACAAAAGGACTTAATGAAAGACAAAAAGAAGCCGTATTGCATACAGAAGGTCCTCTTCTGATTTTGGCAGGAGCGGGATCAGGAAAAACAAGAGTGCTAACACACCGTATTGCTCATTTAGTAGAAAATAAAGGGGTAAAGCCTTGGTCTATTTTAGCTATTACCTTTACCAATAAAGCTGCAAAGGAAATGAAAGAAAGAATAGGAAACTTAGTGGCTGAAGATGCTGTTAATGAAATGTGGGTAAGTACCTTCCACTCTATGTGTGTACGTATTTTAAGACGGTATGGAGAACGTTTAGGTTATTCACGTTTCTTTACTATTTATGATACAAGCGATCAGAAGACGCTTATTAAAGATACTCTAAAGGCTCTTGATATAAGTGAGAAAAACTTCCCTGTAGGAACTGTTATGGGGGCTATTAGTAGTAAAAAAAATAAACTAGAAACCCCTAAATTAGCAATAATGAATGCTGGGGATGATTATAGAGAAAAAATGCTTGCTAAGATTTATGAGAAGTATCAAGGTAAATTAAAAGAGAATAACGCGATGGATTTCGATGATTTACTTGTTAATACTTATTTACTCTTTAAAGAGTGTCCAGATGTATTAGATTATTATCAAAGTAAGTTCCGTTATATTTTAGTAGATGAGTATCAGGATACTAATGGTGCTCAGTACAAGCTTGTAGAAATGCTAGCACAGGGGTATCAGAATTTATGTGTAGTAGGTGATGATGACCAGTCTATTTATGGCTGGCGTGGTGCAGATATTACTAATATTTTAGGTTTTGAAAAAGACTTTGCTGATGCAACGGTTATTAAGCTTGAACAAAATTACCGTTCGACTAAAAACATACTGGATGCAGCTAATAGTGTGGTTGCTCATAATAAAGGTAGAAAAGCAAAAGCACTTTGGACAGAAAGTGAAGAAGGCGAAAATATCTCTATTATTCCAACAAATAACGAATATCAAGAAGCAGAGACTATTGCTAATACTATCATTCATGCTATAGAAAATGGGGAACGTGAGTATAAAGACTTTGCTATTTTATATCGTACTAATGCACAATCACGTGTACTGGAAGAAAAACTCATTACAGGAGCTATTCCTTACCGTTTATTAGGTGGTACACGTTTCTATGAACGTAAAGAAATTAAAGACTTAGTTAGCTACTTAAAGGTTGTATGTAATAGTAAAGATGATATTGCTATTAAGCGTATTATTAATGTACCTAAAAGAGGAATTGGGGCTGCTAGTGTTAATAACATTGAGGAGTATGCTGAGCGAAATCAAATGGACTTTTTAGAAGCAGCCAGACTCTGCAAAGAAATGGGTATTTTAGGAGCAGGGCCAAGTCAAAAGGTACTTGGTTTTACTGGTTTAATAGATGAATTACAAGAACTAGCTGAAGAAAATGATATTAAGCTTTTACTTGAAACAATTATAGAAAAAACAGAGTTTAGAAATCACATTCGTATGACAGAAGGTGATACAGCAGAAGACCGTTTAAGTAATATTGATGAACTTGTTTCTAAAACTATTCACTATATGGAAACAGCGGAAGATCCAAGCCTTGGAGAATTCTTAGAAGAAGTAGCTCTAGTAGCAGATATTGATAATTATGATGAAGATAGTAACTCAGTAGTCCTTATGACACTTCATAGTGCTAAGGGACTAGAATTCCCAGTTGTATTCATGCCAGGGGTGGAAGAAGGCTTATTCCCAAGTTACATGAGTTTAACAGAAGGTGATGATAAGCTAGAAGAAGAAAGACGTCTTTGCTATGTGGGAATCACAAGAGCTAGAGAAAAATTATTTATGCTTTATGCAGACCAAAGAACAATGTTTGGACGTACTCAATATAGTGCGCCATCACGTTTCATTAGAGAGCTTCCCAAAGAAGTAACAAATTTAGCACAGCTAGATAAGGAAAATGATAGCAGAGGCAATAGACAGGCGTTTACAAGCTCTCATTTTGAAGAAAAGAAAAACTTCACAGGTGGTTTTGAAGGTGGAGTAGAGAAAAGAAGCTTTACTGCCACTACTGCAACGGCACCAGAAAAACGTAGTTTTGCCACAAGGGTACCAGAAAAGCCTGGCTTACCAAGTTTTAAAAAGGTTGGTATGCTAGGAAATATAGGTAAAAAACTGGATAATATACCAGAGCCAGTAGCAGACTTTGTAGCAGGAGATACAATAAGCCATATGAAATTTGGAAAGGGAACTATTCAATCTGTTGATAAGGTGAATAATGATATTTTTGTAACCATTGCTTTTGAAAATGGTGATATTAAGCAGTTAAGCACACGTTTTGCTAAATTAAAGAAACTGTAA
- a CDS encoding YerC/YecD family TrpR-related protein yields MNSKIKDDVTDKLFEAILTLENVEECYAFFEDICTVNEIKSLAQRLEVAKMLQQKKTYQDIQQITHASTATISRVNRCLSYGSDGYKLILDRVGKK; encoded by the coding sequence ATGAATTCAAAAATCAAAGATGATGTAACAGATAAACTATTTGAAGCCATTTTGACACTGGAAAATGTGGAGGAATGCTATGCTTTTTTCGAGGATATATGTACAGTAAATGAGATTAAATCTCTCGCACAGCGCCTAGAAGTGGCTAAAATGCTACAACAAAAGAAGACTTATCAAGATATACAGCAAATTACTCATGCTTCAACAGCTACTATTAGTAGAGTAAATAGATGTTTAAGCTATGGTTCAGATGGTTATAAATTAATATTAGATAGAGTAGGCAAAAAGTAA
- a CDS encoding phosphatase — translation MKILADIHTHTIASGHAYSTITENIKAASEKGLKLIATTDHTEGMPGGAHAFHFANLRSLPDEIDGVKILRGAEANIIDYEGHLDVDEELLGELDMAIASFHPPCIDFADVETVTRGLEKVMQNPYISIIGHPGDSRYPLDFERIVKMAKATGTLLEVNNASLKPTSFRPGVRESLIELLTYCKAYEMPVVLGSDAHHMSVVGGFEESIMLLEELDFPETLVLNTNPEALVDFISQKRLK, via the coding sequence ATGAAAATTTTAGCTGATATTCATACGCATACTATAGCAAGCGGACATGCTTATAGTACGATTACAGAAAATATAAAAGCAGCAAGTGAAAAAGGGTTAAAGCTTATAGCCACTACAGATCATACTGAAGGTATGCCCGGTGGAGCGCATGCTTTTCACTTTGCTAACTTAAGAAGTTTACCAGATGAGATTGATGGTGTGAAAATTTTAAGAGGAGCAGAAGCTAATATCATAGATTATGAGGGACATTTAGATGTAGATGAGGAGCTCCTTGGTGAACTAGATATGGCTATTGCTAGCTTTCATCCACCATGCATTGATTTTGCAGATGTGGAGACTGTGACAAGAGGTCTTGAGAAAGTGATGCAAAATCCATATATTTCAATCATTGGACATCCAGGAGATAGTAGATATCCCCTAGATTTTGAACGTATTGTAAAAATGGCAAAAGCAACAGGAACACTTTTAGAGGTAAACAATGCTTCTTTAAAACCAACTAGCTTTAGACCTGGGGTAAGAGAAAGTTTAATAGAGTTACTTACCTACTGTAAAGCCTATGAAATGCCTGTTGTTTTAGGTTCGGATGCACATCATATGAGTGTGGTAGGTGGGTTCGAAGAATCTATTATGCTACTTGAAGAACTAGACTTTCCAGAGACGTTAGTATTAAATACAAATCCAGAAGCACTTGTAGACTTTATTTCCCAAAAGAGATTGAAATAA
- a CDS encoding YitT family protein encodes MKNNFINYNRIFSIMIGTLLLAIATNGVLIPNQLLSGGVNGISMLLYFLFNARVSITVILLNIPIFILGLIFLRKTYLTYSLFGMLMLSFWLEVTHPLIITQGNTLSTLVVAGFLHGLGTGIIFRADGSTGGTDIIAKIINKYFSINMATVTLYLNALIVVLSIYFFGLDIAVLTISTMFLSSQVANFVVDGINRKRTLYIITESEHADELSKCLLKELHRGVTMIPAIGAYTSESKYILFTTVSIREVAKAKQLVLRIDSKAFMTVTETSQVIGNGKGFLPLTSQ; translated from the coding sequence ATGAAAAATAATTTTATTAATTACAACCGTATTTTTAGCATTATGATTGGCACCTTACTTCTCGCAATCGCCACTAATGGTGTTCTTATTCCTAATCAACTTTTAAGTGGTGGCGTCAATGGTATTTCCATGCTTCTTTATTTTTTATTTAATGCAAGAGTTAGTATTACTGTTATCTTACTTAACATCCCTATTTTTATACTTGGTCTTATTTTCCTTCGTAAAACTTATTTAACCTACAGCTTATTTGGCATGCTTATGCTATCTTTTTGGTTAGAGGTTACACATCCTCTTATTATTACTCAGGGAAATACCCTTTCTACACTTGTTGTTGCTGGCTTTTTACACGGTCTGGGTACAGGTATTATTTTCAGAGCTGATGGCTCTACTGGTGGAACAGATATTATTGCTAAAATTATCAATAAATACTTTTCTATTAATATGGCAACTGTCACCTTATATTTAAATGCTCTCATTGTTGTTTTATCTATTTACTTCTTTGGCTTAGATATAGCAGTATTAACCATTAGTACTATGTTTTTAAGTAGTCAAGTGGCTAACTTTGTAGTAGATGGTATTAACAGAAAACGTACCTTATACATTATTACAGAAAGTGAACACGCAGATGAACTTTCAAAATGCTTGCTTAAGGAATTACATCGTGGTGTTACAATGATTCCTGCTATCGGTGCCTATACTTCAGAGTCTAAGTACATTCTATTTACAACTGTTAGTATACGTGAAGTTGCTAAAGCCAAACAACTAGTGCTGCGTATAGATTCAAAAGCCTTTATGACTGTAACAGAAACCTCACAAGTAATAGGAAATGGTAAGGGCTTTTTGCCTCTTACCTCACAATAA
- the trpS gene encoding tryptophan--tRNA ligase, with amino-acid sequence MSEQKKVIFSGMQPSGIITLGNYLGALKNWTNLQDEYNCLYCIVDMHAITVRQDPAVLRKNARELMMLYIAAGLDPEKNIIYMQSHVSAHAELAWILNCFTYMGELSRMTQFKDKSQKHSDNINAGLFTYPALMAADILLYQADLVPVGIDQRQHLELTRDIAIRFNNLYGDTFKVPEAYIPKVGAKIMSLQDPTKKMSKSDTDVNASISIIDDTDTIIRKFKRAVTDSETEVRFDEENKPGVSNLMTIYGAITGQTMEQVTNEFAGKGYGDFKVKVGEAVAEELKPLQNRFKELSSDKAYIDGVIKKNAETASYLATKTLRKVQKKVGFPPIIR; translated from the coding sequence ATGAGTGAACAAAAAAAAGTTATTTTTAGTGGCATGCAGCCATCCGGTATCATTACGTTAGGAAATTACTTGGGTGCCCTTAAGAATTGGACGAATTTACAAGATGAATATAATTGCTTATATTGCATTGTAGATATGCATGCTATTACTGTAAGACAAGATCCAGCAGTACTTAGAAAAAATGCAAGAGAATTAATGATGCTTTATATAGCAGCAGGCCTTGATCCTGAGAAAAATATTATTTATATGCAATCTCACGTATCTGCCCATGCAGAGCTAGCTTGGATTTTAAATTGTTTTACTTATATGGGTGAATTAAGTCGTATGACACAGTTTAAAGATAAATCTCAAAAACATAGTGATAACATTAATGCAGGTTTATTTACGTACCCAGCACTTATGGCAGCAGATATTTTATTATATCAAGCTGATTTAGTACCTGTAGGAATTGACCAAAGACAGCATTTAGAGTTAACAAGAGATATTGCTATTCGTTTTAATAATCTATATGGTGATACCTTTAAAGTACCAGAGGCTTATATTCCAAAAGTAGGAGCTAAAATTATGAGTCTTCAAGACCCTACTAAGAAAATGTCAAAATCAGATACAGATGTCAATGCTTCTATTAGTATTATCGATGATACAGATACCATTATCCGTAAGTTTAAACGTGCTGTAACAGATTCAGAAACAGAAGTACGTTTTGATGAAGAAAACAAACCAGGGGTAAGTAACTTAATGACAATCTATGGGGCTATTACTGGTCAAACCATGGAGCAAGTAACAAATGAATTTGCAGGTAAAGGTTATGGTGATTTTAAAGTTAAAGTAGGAGAAGCCGTAGCAGAAGAATTAAAGCCACTACAAAATCGATTTAAAGAATTATCTAGCGATAAAGCGTATATTGATGGTGTGATTAAAAAGAATGCAGAAACAGCAAGTTATTTAGCTACTAAGACTTTGCGAAAAGTACAAAAGAAAGTAGGCTTTCCACCTATTATTAGATAA
- a CDS encoding S-ribosylhomocysteine lyase — translation MKKIASFTVNHIDLLPGIYTSRVDAIGDYTITTYDLRMKRPNLEPVLNTAEIHAIEHIGATFLRNHPTFADETIYFGPMGCRTGFYLILKGNRNPKEIAPLITELFEFISHFEGEIPGATARDCGNYLDLNLPMARYEAKQYLENVLLKLTDANLNYPQ, via the coding sequence ATGAAAAAGATTGCTAGTTTTACTGTTAATCATATTGACTTATTGCCTGGGATTTATACTTCACGTGTAGATGCTATTGGCGATTATACTATTACAACTTATGACCTACGTATGAAACGTCCTAATTTAGAACCTGTTTTAAATACTGCTGAAATTCATGCCATTGAACACATTGGTGCTACTTTTTTACGTAATCATCCTACTTTTGCTGATGAGACTATTTACTTTGGGCCAATGGGGTGCCGTACGGGCTTCTATCTTATCTTAAAAGGTAATAGAAATCCTAAAGAAATTGCACCACTTATTACTGAGCTATTTGAATTCATTTCTCATTTTGAGGGAGAAATTCCTGGTGCTACAGCAAGAGACTGTGGTAACTACTTAGATTTAAATCTTCCAATGGCAAGATATGAAGCTAAACAGTATCTAGAAAATGTACTTCTTAAGCTCACAGATGCTAATTTAAATTATCCTCAATAG
- a CDS encoding MATE family efflux transporter, with protein sequence MNRQQELENTSIGRLLLKYSIPAIIGMLVNALYNVVDRGFIGNIPDVGNAAMAGVVITMPIVTIILGFSMLIGIGTTAYISIKLGEHQREEAEKALGNGFIIATFMALILMVLGLIFAPHLLKLFGGNEETIPYGAQYINIFLVGTLFNVLGFCFTSIMRADGSPKMSSVCMVIGCVLNIILDYVFVFVIQMGIEGAALATIISQAVTAIIGLWHFTKGKSGLKLRKHYFKCDLSVIKNIVAIGMAPATMQMAISLVQVVMNNVLNRTGGQVAVAAMGVISAVTMLVLMPIFGINQGAQPIIGYNYGAKNYRRAKETSILSMIAATIILTIGCIIIEIMPGFFVRIFDGTGEIAPVAVPGIRIYVLTLPILAVSIMGSNYFQAIGKAKVATVLSLLRQVLVLIPVIYIASSIGGLTGAWCAQPISDVICTVIVGFVLIKEFRSYKENSHEVLLKSQTSE encoded by the coding sequence GTGAATAGACAACAAGAATTAGAAAATACTTCTATAGGAAGATTATTATTAAAATATTCTATTCCTGCTATTATTGGAATGCTTGTAAATGCACTTTATAATGTAGTGGATAGAGGATTTATAGGAAATATTCCCGATGTAGGAAATGCTGCTATGGCTGGTGTTGTTATTACTATGCCAATCGTGACTATTATTTTAGGATTTTCCATGCTCATTGGAATAGGAACAACTGCTTATATTTCTATTAAGTTAGGTGAACATCAACGAGAAGAAGCAGAAAAAGCATTAGGAAATGGGTTTATTATAGCTACGTTTATGGCACTTATTTTAATGGTACTAGGACTTATTTTTGCACCTCATTTATTGAAATTATTTGGTGGAAATGAAGAAACCATACCTTACGGAGCTCAATATATAAATATCTTTTTAGTGGGGACTCTATTTAATGTATTAGGGTTTTGCTTTACCAGTATTATGCGTGCTGATGGTAGCCCTAAGATGTCTTCTGTATGCATGGTAATTGGATGCGTACTTAATATTATTTTAGACTATGTATTTGTATTTGTTATTCAAATGGGTATAGAGGGAGCAGCATTAGCTACTATTATTTCACAAGCTGTTACTGCTATTATTGGCTTATGGCATTTTACAAAAGGAAAGTCAGGCTTAAAATTAAGAAAGCACTATTTTAAATGTGACTTAAGTGTCATTAAAAATATAGTTGCTATAGGTATGGCACCAGCAACTATGCAAATGGCGATCAGTTTAGTACAAGTAGTCATGAATAATGTATTAAATCGTACAGGAGGACAAGTAGCTGTAGCAGCTATGGGTGTTATAAGTGCTGTGACGATGCTAGTGCTTATGCCTATTTTTGGGATTAATCAAGGAGCACAGCCTATTATTGGCTATAATTATGGCGCTAAAAACTATAGGCGTGCGAAGGAAACAAGCATTCTTTCCATGATAGCAGCAACTATTATTTTAACTATAGGCTGTATTATTATTGAAATAATGCCGGGCTTCTTTGTTAGAATATTTGATGGCACAGGAGAGATTGCCCCTGTTGCAGTGCCTGGAATTAGAATCTATGTTCTAACCTTACCTATTTTAGCAGTTTCTATTATGGGATCAAATTATTTTCAAGCTATTGGAAAAGCGAAGGTGGCTACAGTACTTAGTCTTTTAAGACAAGTATTGGTACTTATTCCTGTTATTTATATTGCCTCTTCTATAGGAGGATTAACAGGTGCGTGGTGTGCACAGCCAATTAGTGATGTGATTTGTACAGTGATAGTTGGTTTTGTGTTAATTAAAGAATTTAGAAGCTATAAAGAAAATAGCCATGAGGTATTATTAAAAAGCCAAACAAGTGAATAA